Within Colias croceus chromosome 10, ilColCroc2.1, the genomic segment gtcgtccAATATATGCCTGTAAATCAATAATAAGGaattttttacaattcaaaatttcAATAACACCAGCTTCGAAAGCAGTCCTTAGACAATTATCATTAGACACATCTGTAGatcttcattaaaaaaaaattggttggtTGGTAAattagataattataattaagtacaGGTAATAGTCCTACCTGAGAATGGCACGTCCCTCAAAAGTGTCGATCCTAAGCCACGAAACAGTCCTCTGTATccttcatattttaaaacttgtcGTAATGCAATCATTAtttctgtaaataattttaaataaataatattatataaacgataaggtgttttttttttttaaataaaatggatataaatacatttcttTAAATCAATTACATTAAATACAGCCATTCTTAGATTGCATACTGTTCATGAGTTTCATGAGTTCATGAGTTTCTATAAGCTATAAATTTCTTTAAGCTGTCCAAAAGGTTGTAGAAGTGTAATAATGTCAGCTttgaatttattgttaaaaaatttattagttttagaAATCCGATAGTGCCTTTAGAGTTAGGTTGATAAACAAATTTGTGACCTTATTccagtaataaaatttttctcATATTACAAATCTTATTTTCAATAgatataatttcaaaacatGCTTTATCTTACCAGAATATGTAAGCTTCTTAGATTGCATTTTCGTTCTAATAAGTTCTACAGGGCTGACAAGGGTCACAGCTGTCATTCTTGCAGTTGCTCCTGCTATTAAAGGTATCCACATTGGTTGACCCACtgtaattacaaaattttggTCTAAATTAGTTCatctattttgtattattatctttattgtGACAATATTATTGTTGGCAAGTTGATAAGAGATTATAGATTGCATTTTAGATTTATAGATAAAAGGTCCAAGGTTTCATCACTTTGTTTTCTTTTGATAATatgtctaataaataataatgcatCCCTTGTTTTAAACAGGAcaatagttaattaaattaaaattatcaataatcaAAGTAGGAGTCATATTAAATTCATCAGAAATTAACTTAgatttacttaattaaatgtttcaaCTTACTGTTTCCTGTCATCGTATTATAAGtggttttcattttatatctaAGCTGTTCatatgatacaaaataaatcacTGTGCAAGGAAGCGCTAATGCAAGTGTTGGACTTAAACCTGACCAAAGGGCTGTTACACCTTCTAATTTGGCTATTTTGTAAAAAGCATCCTGTaaacagataatattttagtatcacataattgttacataatattttgcaaattaaataatgtatataatttgaaacttaatatataggtacttaacaataaaaagaaGGTTACCATTGTTCCGTGAAAGTGGACTCGTCGGGGTATCCATGCTGTTTCACCACAAGGACATAAATGTTCCATAAGTCCATtgcaatataaataacatttatttgaaagcaGCGCCTTTTGCTGCGCTTGCAATCTTATTTTCACTACGTCTAATGGCGtcactgtaaataaaaaatatattggaaTGTTAAGCACAAGACATAGAAAtagtttttaacattaaataaaccAAAGGCTTTACAAAAAACATGATTACAACCACAACAACTTACTAAATAGCGAGGTTATAAGGGCACCGGAACATGCCGATGCCATTTGTTGAAAAGGTGTTATTCGAAACTGAGGGTCGTCTTCGCGAATCATGGcttataatttgaatataataacttAGAAAACAGAATAAATACTAGTATGAATAAAAGCTAAGTGGCCGTAAATCAACAGCTGAGCACTATTTTCATCTTTGTTTTTCAGCTATTGTCAGCAGTTGCAGGTCAGCAGTCAGATGTCAACTTCAAGTGGATGTCAATGTCGTATCTTGAcatagacaaaaataaaaactataggtaggtacctacttttgtAATGTGGGCAGAGGTGGCttagtgcccttacgcactagcggttaaccgcgggggcggctaaccacgcggttagccgctttcccattttaatatgcaaccgcttatGATTGTACGCACTAATCATATAAGCGGTTAGCTgcccccgcggttaaccgctagtgcgtaagggcacttaGAGTATTAATAATTGCTCTGTGGTTCTTGCGTGTTCTTGCCGTCAACATTGCCGTCAACTCGCCAACTCGGTCTTAACCAGTACTTCTATAGTCTGTGACTCTGTGCTATACCTAgtttacttgctctgtggctATAGTCTATAGACGGGCAGACGAAGCTCCAAACCTGTGCTCCAAACTGCTACACATGGAGgacgataaaataatttaaaaatttacaaaaagtcAGTGAAAGTTTAATTTGTGATTTAGTGTATATtagatgaaaattattttctgaaaaTGTTTTCGTACATCCCCAGATCTTTGCTGTGAGtatcatttttcatttattttgggAGTTTACTTAACGTGACCTGTG encodes:
- the LOC123694856 gene encoding solute carrier family 25 member 40-like isoform X1 — its product is MIREDDPQFRITPFQQMASACSGALITSLFMTPLDVVKIRLQAQQKALLSNKCYLYCNGLMEHLCPCGETAWIPRRVHFHGTMDAFYKIAKLEGVTALWSGLSPTLALALPCTVIYFVSYEQLRYKMKTTYNTMTGNMGQPMWIPLIAGATARMTAVTLVSPVELIRTKMQSKKLTYSEIMIALRQVLKYEGYRGLFRGLGSTLLRDVPFSGIYWTTFEKTKRIFNKPDSDKNTFMFNFFCGSVAGSVAAFITIPFDVIKTHQQIELGEKEIYTDGKTRQRASNMKDIVRAIYRNHGVKGLFTGFLPRICKVAPACAIMIATFEYGKQFFQKYNSQKYKEMMQRHHQDIIIVSQATSGNDYS
- the LOC123694856 gene encoding solute carrier family 25 member 40-like isoform X2; translated protein: MIREDDPQFRITPFQQMASACSGALITSLFMTPLDVVKIRLQAQQKALLSNKCYLYCNGLMEHLCPCGETAWIPRRVHFHGTMDAFYKIAKLEGVTALWSGLSPTLALALPCTVIYFVSYEQLRYKMKTTYNTMTGNMGQPMWIPLIAGATARMTAVTLVSPVELIRTKMQSKKLTYSEIMIALRQVLKYEGYRGLFRGLGSTLLRDVPFSGIYWTTFEKTKRIFNKPDSDKNTFMFNFFCGSVAGSVAAFITIPFDVIKTHQQIELGEKEIYTDGKTRQRASNMKDIVRAIYRNHGVKGLFTGFLPRICKVAPACAIMIATFEYGKQFFQKYNSQKYKEMMQRQGVDLTIVKSE